The following coding sequences lie in one Spea bombifrons isolate aSpeBom1 chromosome 5, aSpeBom1.2.pri, whole genome shotgun sequence genomic window:
- the MC4R gene encoding melanocortin receptor 4 yields the protein MNFSHHHSMHYSLHFRNHSYGIYSGHKETQNKGYYYSVGCYEQLYVLPEVFVILGIISLLENIFVITAICRNKNLHSPMYLFICSLAVADMLISVSNGFETVLITLFNTIDKEAHYLILNIDNTLDSVICSSLLASICSLLSIAVDRYFTIFYALHYHNIITVRRAVAIIACIWSACSISGALFIIYYHSNVVIICLISIIFTMLALMASLYVHMFMLARLHLKRIAVLSVTNTIRQGTNMKGAITLTILLGVFVVCWAPFFMHLIFYVSCPQNPYCVCFMSHFNIYLVLIMCNSVIDPLIYALRSQELRKTFKEMVCCYSMGGNCGITTTY from the coding sequence ATGAATTTCTCACACCATCACAGCATGCATTATTCTCTGCACTTTCGAAACCATAGTTATGGGATTTACTCTGGACACAAGGAGACTCAGAATAAGGGCTATTATTATTCTGTGGGGTGTTATGAACAACTCTATGTTTTACCCGAAGTATTTGTAATCCTTGGAATCATAAGCTTGCTGgagaatatttttgttataacCGCGATATGCAGAAACAAGAACTTGCATTCTCCTATGTATCTGTTCATCTGTAGTTTAGCAGTGGCTGACATGCTCATAAGTGTCTCCAATGGCTTTGAGACTGTACTAATCACGCTGTTTAATACCATTGATAAGGAGGcacattatttaattttgaatATTGATAACACCTTGGATTCAGTGATCTGCAGTTCCTTGCTTGCTTCAATTTGCAGCCTTCTATCTATTGCTGTAGACAGGTACTTTACTATATTCTATGCACTCCACTATCATAATATAATTACAGTGAGAAGAGCAGTGGCTATAATCGCTTGCATCTGGAGTGCCTGTTCCATCTCGGGTGccttgtttattatttactatcACAGCAATGTTGTAATCATATGTCTTATCAGCATTATCTTCACTATGCTGGCACTCATGGCTTCCCTCTATGTTCACATGTTCATGCTGGCCAGACTGCATTTGAAAAGGATAGCAGTATTGTCTGTGACCAACACAATTCGACAAGGCACCAACATGAAAGGGGCAATTACATTGACTATTTTACTTGGAGTGTTTGTTGTGTGCTGGGCTCCATTCTTCATGCACCTTATTTTTTACGTATCTTGCCCACAGAACCCATATTGTGTCTGCTTCATGTCACACTTCAATATATATCTTGTTCTTATCATGTGTAACTCTGTTATTGATCCACTTATATATGCTCTACGTAGTCAAGAGCTGAGAAAAACCTTCAAGGAAATGGTATGTTGTTATTCCATGGGAGGAAACTGTGGAATAACTACTACTTATTAA